A stretch of Stenotrophomonas indicatrix DNA encodes these proteins:
- the petA gene encoding ubiquinol-cytochrome c reductase iron-sulfur subunit: MANDGVHDPVNTGRRRFLTATTAVVGAVGVGFTAVPFIKSWNPSARAKLAGAPVVADISALQEGQRLIVEWRGQPIWIVKRSKAILDALHGLDGRLKDPESGEKDQQPEYVLKQNPELRSIKPEISVLVGLCTHLGCSPEMVGEIRPEPYDPQWKGGYFCPCHKSRFDMSGRVFKDVPAPINLKVPAHHYQDDNTIIIGVDPQGAA, from the coding sequence ATGGCCAACGATGGGGTACACGATCCAGTCAACACCGGACGTCGGCGTTTTCTTACTGCCACCACAGCCGTGGTGGGCGCCGTCGGCGTCGGATTCACCGCAGTTCCTTTCATCAAATCCTGGAACCCCAGTGCCCGCGCCAAGCTTGCCGGCGCACCGGTGGTGGCCGACATCAGCGCCCTGCAGGAAGGCCAACGCCTGATCGTGGAATGGCGTGGCCAGCCGATCTGGATCGTCAAACGGTCCAAGGCGATCCTTGACGCGCTGCATGGGCTGGATGGCCGCTTGAAGGACCCCGAGTCCGGCGAGAAGGACCAGCAGCCGGAGTACGTGCTCAAGCAGAACCCGGAGCTGCGCTCGATCAAGCCCGAGATCTCGGTGCTGGTCGGTCTCTGCACGCACCTGGGCTGTTCGCCGGAAATGGTGGGTGAAATCCGCCCCGAGCCCTACGACCCCCAATGGAAGGGCGGCTATTTCTGCCCCTGCCACAAGTCGCGCTTCGACATGTCCGGCCGCGTCTTCAAGGACGTGCCCGCACCCATCAACCTGAAGGTGCCCGCGCACCACTACCAGGACGACAACACCATCATCATCGGTGTCGATCCGCAGGGGGCTGCCTGA
- a CDS encoding cytochrome b produces the protein MSNILSRTATGVADWVNARAPGLMPIYRKHVSEYYAPKNFNIWYYFGSLALLVLVNQIVTGIFLTMHYKTNAAEAFASIEYIMRDVEWGWLIRYMHSTGASLFFIVVYLHMFRGLLYGSYQKPRELVWILGMLIYLVLMAEAFMGYVLPWGQMSFWGAKVIISLFGAIPVIGNGLTEWIMGDYLPSDATLNRFFALHVIALPLVLLLLVVLHLGALHEVGSNNPDGVEIKKGPKGNRWSPNAPTDGIPFHPYYTLKDGVGAGFLLIIAAFIIFFAPAFGGLFLEHDNFTEANRLVTPEHIKPVWYYTPYYAMLRVVPNKLGGVIVMFSAIAILFLVPWLDRAKVKSYRYRGWLSRGLLGMFVVCFAWLMVIGSGPGTDAHETYVGRVLTFLYFAFFITMPIWTRLDKTKPVPERVTTHD, from the coding sequence ATGTCCAACATCCTCAGCCGTACCGCCACCGGCGTGGCCGACTGGGTCAATGCCCGCGCGCCGGGGTTGATGCCGATCTACCGCAAGCACGTCAGCGAGTACTACGCGCCGAAGAACTTCAACATCTGGTACTACTTCGGCTCGCTGGCGCTGCTGGTGCTGGTCAACCAGATCGTCACCGGCATCTTCCTGACCATGCACTACAAGACGAATGCCGCCGAAGCATTCGCCTCCATCGAATACATCATGCGTGACGTGGAGTGGGGCTGGCTGATCCGCTACATGCACTCCACCGGTGCCTCGCTGTTCTTCATCGTGGTCTACCTGCACATGTTCCGCGGGCTGCTGTATGGCAGCTACCAGAAGCCACGCGAACTGGTGTGGATCCTGGGCATGCTGATCTACCTGGTGTTGATGGCCGAAGCCTTCATGGGCTACGTGCTGCCGTGGGGCCAGATGTCGTTTTGGGGCGCCAAGGTGATCATCTCGCTGTTCGGCGCCATTCCGGTGATCGGCAACGGCCTGACCGAATGGATCATGGGCGATTACCTGCCCAGCGACGCCACGCTCAACCGGTTCTTCGCACTGCACGTGATCGCGCTGCCGCTGGTCCTGCTGCTGCTGGTGGTGCTGCACCTGGGCGCGCTGCATGAAGTGGGATCGAACAATCCCGATGGCGTGGAGATCAAGAAGGGCCCGAAGGGCAACCGCTGGTCGCCGAACGCGCCGACCGACGGCATCCCGTTCCATCCCTACTACACACTCAAGGACGGCGTCGGTGCGGGCTTCCTGCTGATCATCGCGGCCTTCATCATCTTCTTCGCACCAGCCTTCGGTGGCCTGTTCCTGGAACACGACAACTTCACCGAAGCCAATCGCCTGGTCACCCCCGAGCACATCAAGCCGGTCTGGTACTACACGCCGTACTACGCGATGTTGCGGGTGGTGCCCAACAAGCTGGGTGGCGTGATCGTGATGTTCTCGGCCATCGCCATCCTGTTCCTCGTGCCCTGGCTGGACCGGGCCAAGGTCAAGTCCTACCGCTACCGCGGCTGGCTGTCGCGCGGCCTGCTGGGCATGTTCGTGGTGTGCTTTGCGTGGCTGATGGTGATCGGTTCCGGTCCTGGTACCGATGCACACGAGACCTATGTCGGGCGGGTGCTGACCTTCCT